The DNA window TATATTTCAAACCATTTGCAAGAATTTCTACCCAATTCGGCTCATACAATTCCTCCATGTTTTCTGTAATGGCCAACACAGGATTATTTGAAGATGCCTACAATTTAGAAATAAGATACAGCAGACAAAATTCTAATGGATTTATTGAACGATCAGACAGCAGACTGAGATCACTTTTTTTATCTGGAGCAGTGATCAAGAAAAAATACAGCCTAAGATTAAATTTCATTCAAGGGTCTGAGTTAACTGGTCAGGCTTGGAATGGTCTTCCATATCAGTATTTCAATACGGACTCACTTTATACATGGAATCTTTCAGGTAGAGAAAAGTCTCCTGTACCTTATGACAATGAAGTAGATAATTACAAACAAACCCATTCCCAAATCTTTTACAACAAGTCATTTAATCGGAGTACAAATTTGGTATTCAATTTTAATTTTACCAAAGGAAGAGGTTTTTATGAAAATTTTAAATCCAACAATAACCTTGCTGATTATGGTTTGACCCACCCGGATACCATGCAGGCAGATTTGATCAGACGAAAGTGGTTGGACAATGATTTTTTATACAGTTATTTGGGGTTAGAGAAAGTCTGGAATTCCAGGTTTTCTTCAAGTTTTGGAATAGCCTATTCATTTTACAAAGGAAAACATTTTGGTCAGATTATCAGTACTTCCCTTTACAAAGTGGGCGGACTAGGTCTAAACTATTACTTCAATACTGGAAAGAAAAACGAAATGAGTTATTTTTTCAAATCCAGCTATGGCATTAGTTCAAAAGTAAAGGCTGTTTTTGATTTTCACCTCAGATCTGTAAACTACAACGCGATGGGTACAGATGATTCCTATGGTGCGATAAATATTACCCAGCAAATAAATTTAGCAAATCCTAAATTAGCCTTTATTTATATTCTCTCAGACAAAATACAAGCCAGCTTCTCTTCTGCATATTATGAGCGGGAACCATATAGGGAAGAACTGTTGAGCAATCCAACATTAGGAAAAGAAAAATTGGTTTGTTTGGATGCAGGTTTTATTTGGAGTATCGCAAAATTTAAAGCAGCTGCAAACTTGTATCACATGGAATATCGTGATTATTTAGCACCTAATGGAGATCTCAACGATACCGGAGATCCTTTGAGAGTCAATATTCCTAAAGCTTTTCGCAGTGGGGTAGAGTGTAATGTAGATTTTTTACCTGTCAGATTTATAGGAATATCTTATCAGGTAAACATTTCAAAAAATAGGGCCAGAAATTTCAATGAAAAAATTCCGGTTTTCGATGGCAACTACACACAAGTAGGTGAAATAATAAGATTTTCTGCATCCACGCCTCTGGCTTTTTCACCTTCACAGATCCATGGGGTAACTATAAAATTTAATCTATTGGAAAGGCCGAAGCGCTCTGAATTGCTTCAGATTTTATTTAATACAAAATTTGTCGGCGCTCAGTATCTTGACCTTTCAGGAAAAAATGAAGCCATGATTGAGGCGTATCATGTAGAAATGTTGAAACTTCAATATGGAAGAATGATAAAGAAAGCCAATCTGAATGCCTACATACAGGTAAACAACCTAACCAATCAAAGATACACTTCTCACGGATGGTTTAGTAGATTTGGTAGTACAACATCATTGGATCCAAACACAGACCCATACCTGGGCACAGAGGATCAGAACATCTATTATTATAAAGGTTTATTCCCACAAGCTCTCAGACATTTTAGCTTGGGAATAAATCTCACATTTTAAAATCGGTAGGTAAGGCCGATTCTAAACTGAATAGGTAAATCTACTGATTCTTTGGGTGCTAAGAAGTCATACATCAGATACAATTCATAAGAAAAAATGCCACCGGCATTGTAGCCCAATCCTGCATAAAAATGTTCATTCCAAAGTCGTCTTGTTTCCAATTTGTTATCAGGACTGAGACCAACAATTTCTGATTGACTGATCTGTGAATATTCGATGTGAGAAAATAAATATTTAAGAAATTTCAGACGATTGAATGCTCCAAGTCCAAAATTGAATGCATTGTATTTCCAAACATCCGGTGCCGCATCAAATCTTCCTCCTGCATAAGAAAACTCTAACCTGGGACCAACTGAAATCCAGCTGTTCAATTTATAGCCAACCAATGGAGAAAGCCCTAATTCAAAAACATTGCCGACCACTCCGTTGCCAATAGATGCCTGGTAAAATTGTAAATTAAAACCACCGCCAAACCAAAGATGGTCGATTAAATGATATTCTTCCTGACCTTTCTTGGAAGACTTTGATTTGGAGGATTTTGTATTTTTTGAAGATTGCCCAATAATTGGATTCATACCAACCATGCAAAAGGACAATATGGTCAAAAGAAGTGCTGATTTTATTATTTTTAACATTATGTGTAAGTTATTGAATATTAATTTATTATAAATTCAATAGTAAAATATTTGAACGGTATTCAGAACTTGTGGCCTGCAAAAATGAGATTTTTTTTAATTTGTGGCGTTTTAAATGCAAACAAAAAAATATGAAATCCGGAATTTTGACTTTTTTTATTTTGTTGGCCTGTCTTTTTGGCCTTAATGCTCAGACTTTTAATGCAAAACAGGTTCAATCCTCCGCAAAACCAACCTTGGATAGGATTTTTAAGCATTACGAGGTCGTAACATTAAATATCAAAGAAATCCAATCCTCCTTAAACACCCGTTCAACTGTGAAAAAAATGCAGCTTGATCTGGGTTCAAAATCCTGGCCTTTGGACCTTTTTGAATATGATTTATATGGAAAGGATTTCTATTTGTCTGTATCTGACGACCAAGGCGTAACAAGGAGACCAAGAAATAAGGAAATCAAAACCTATAAATCCATTTTAAGAACACCAAGGGGAGGTTGGGGTTGTCTTACCCTTACCAACGATTTTTTCAACGGACATGTTGTAGATGCTGGCCAAAGTATCTATTTTGAGATGGTCTACAGTCTTGACCCAAATGCGCCTAAGAATGAAGTGGTCATTTACAATGAGTCTGATGTGATTCGCAATTCTGGAATAGCCTGCGGATTTGAAGAATATGAAAAAGCGATGCACTTAAATCCTAATGAAGTGCATACCAATGAAATCAATTCAAGAGGTGTATGCAGAAGCGTGGACATTGCCTTATCCTGTGATAAAACATTACATGACAATAAAGGGGGAATTCCACAGGCAGATGCCTTTATGACTTCTGTACTGAACAATGTTCAAACAAATTATGACAATGAATTTGCAGACGCTGTAGAATTTACCATCAGCACCATATTTGTGGCCTCTACTGTTGGAGGGGATCCATGGAATGGTTCATCTACTATAAATCAACAACTTGATCAGCACAGGTCTTGGGGCAACAGTGGCGGATATGGTGGAGCAAGTTATGCAGTGGCCACTAACTGGTCTAAGAAGTGGTCCTCCGGAGCAATCGGTCTTGCGTGGTTGTCAGCAGTATGCAGCAGCTTTAGGTATAATGTATGCAGTGATTATGGTGGTAGTGTTGGTGGAGGTTTGAGAGTGCTCCAGGCTCATGAGCTAGGTCACAATTTTAGTTGTCAGCATGATGCTGCAGGTTCTAATACCATCATGGCACCTTCAGTTAATGGATCAAATACCTGGTCTTCTAATTCTATATCTTCAGTAAATAATTACCTTCCAGGTCTTGGATGCCTGGGCACTTGTTCAGCCGGTGATGCACCGGTCGCCAATTTTAAAGGGGTTCCAACCTTAGTTTGTGCAACAGGTAAAGTACAATTTACTGATTTGTCTACAGGTACGCCCTCTTCATGGTTGTGGACTTTCCCGGGAGGTTCTCCTTTAACATCCACCCAACAAAATCCTTTAGTAACTTATTCCAACAAAGGGGTTTATGATGTGACGCTGAAGGTTACCAACCAGTTCGGGTCAAATGAAGAAACTTTTAGTCTTTACATAGATGTAGAGGCTAAAGCTGTTCCAATTTTTACTACAAATGTTACAGACAGAGATCTTACCACCACCAATAATTCCCTAAATGGAGATTCCTATTTATGGTCATTTGGGGATGGAAACAAATCTACTGAATTCGAACCCTATCACACCTATGCCGAAGATGGGGTGTATACAGTTGAACTTGCCGTTACCAATCGTTGTGGGACAGTCAAAAAAAATGTGAAGGTTAATGTGGTAACCCCCAATGAAGCTAATTTTTCATCCGATGTACAGGATGGTTGCTCTGTGCTTAAAGTAAAATACAAGAATCTTTCTTCCAAAAATTCAAATACGTTCGAATGGGAGTTCCCTGGTGGAAATCCATCAAAATCAACATTGAAGGAGCCCGTTGTAACCTATACCGAAAAAGGGCAGTTTGATGTTAAATTAACAGCCTTTAATTCGAGATATCGACATACAAAATACGAAGTTAAGTACATTAAAGTCGACAGCACACCTATTTCAGATTTTGAAGCTGGCGCCCCATTGGGTAACCTGATTAAGTTTACAAATAAATCAATTGATGCAACAACATACGCATGGGATTTTGGAGATAACTCAAAAAGTTCCGAAACAGAGCCTGAGCATAATTTTCCTGGGCCGGGTAAGTACAATGTTTGTCTGATCAGTACCGGAAAATGTGGAAAAGACACAACTTGTCAGGAAGTTGAAATTAGCACCACTTTAAATTCCAGATTCTCCATAGACAACGCAAAAGGTTGCGTGCCATTCGAAGTACAATTTAAAAACAATTCGACAGGGGCTGCAAGCTATGAATGGAGCTTTCCTGGTGGAAATCCAAGTACCAGTACAGATCCCAATCCAAAGGTTACATACGATAAAGTGGGTATCTACGATGTTACACTAGTGGCAATCAACGGCTCTGACAAATCTACCTTAAGTCAAACTTCGTTTATTAATGTAGGGGCGGCTCCAATTGCAGAATATCAATCAGTAGTTTCAGGCTATGCAGTTTCCTTCGCCAATACCTCCAAAAATGGAGGAACTTATTTATGGAATTTCGGTGATATGGAAACCAGTACGGAAGAAAACCCTACACATACCTACAAGGCAGAAGGGGAATATGAGGTTACCATGACTATGACCAATGATTGCGGAATTTCAGAATTGAAGCAAAGAGTCATCGTTTACCTGATTCCAAAAGTTAATTTCTCTTCTTCCAAAACCCGTATTTGTGCTGGCGATCAAGTGAATTATGTGGATGAATCTTCCAAAGATGTAAACGATTGGAATTGGCAATTTGAAGGGGGGAAACCGGCTACTTCGATTGATAAAAACCCATCTGTTACTTATGAAAAGCCGGGAATTTACGCAGTGAAACTAACCGTCAAAAATACCAATGGAGAAAATTTTATAACCAAAACAAATTACATTGAAGTTATTTCTTCTGTATTGTGTCCAGACAAGACTGGTAAAAAAAGGAAGGTTCAATTAGGAGAAGAAGCTGATCCGGCAAAATCTATCAACAATAGAAATCGATTCAATGCCGAAGTAAATATTTTACCTAACCCGAATAATGGAATTTTCAACATTTCATTGGGACCAATTTCTGCAAATGCTAAAATTTCATTGATACTCACAGACATGATGGGACGTGAATTATATGTCAACAGTACACCAGAGATACAGGGAGGTTTCATTAGCATGCATTTAAATTATTTAGAGTCAGGTACTTATGTTCTGCAATGCAAGCTAGATTCTGACATTGTAACCAGAAAACTGGTAATCACTAAATAAAAATAATTTTACATAAAGAATAAAAAAGCCTTATCGCATCGATAAGGCTTTTTTATTAGCCTAAACAACATTATTCATCATTCGGGTGTCTTAGTTATATTGGTGTTCGATGATTATTTTAAAGGCTAGATTCCTTTCGAAAAAAGCTATTAAAATAAACTATCTTGTAAAGTTTAGTGGAAGAGCCGTAATTCAAGCAACTTCCTATTTGATATTAATTTTTTTGATAATATATTTAATTTTGGATTTGTTTTCGTTTATAGAGTTTGAATAGATTTATTGCAATACTTGTCTTTTGTTTTGTTTTGGCAATTGAATTGTCGGGGCAGTGGTGCTGCATTGATACGAATTTAGTGATAAAAGATAATCTAACTCAGTCGCTAAGACTCCAAATTTCAGGTGCGATAAACAATGATCTGGCTACTACTTCTCAGGGCCTGTGTGGTGTTCGTATAAAATTTGATCATAAATTCATAGGTGATCTTACTATCAATTTAACTTCTCCGTCAGGTCAGACCATTGGACTAATAGGTCCTGTAGGAGATTCTGGTTTTACGTTTTTTTCAAAGTGGAACGTAACCTTTGTTCCATGTGCCCAAAAGGCAGTGCCGGATGTTGGCTTTAAAGCAAAATGGGATAATCTTCAGTTTTGGGGTATTCTTGGGCAGTTTTTTAATGGCACTTATTATCCTAATAAGGGATGTTTGGAAGACTTTGATTTAGGCAGTGTGAATGGTA is part of the Candidatus Vicinibacter affinis genome and encodes:
- a CDS encoding TonB-dependent receptor gives rise to the protein MKKILCLLWLFSFESNAQSFLSGRVLDENSDPYQQVLVKIEQLNNSTWTDSKGYYEFRNLPSGTYAVSVDYGYDIEYRQVLIDKSIVTYDFNISRRINFEEINISSTKWGSDGLVSTKKITGEEILKNRDDKDLPYMLNNLPSIQVQSDAGNGIGYAGFRVRGIDPNQIQVNLNGIPLNDAESSRTYFVNTPDLLSSIDRMEVLTGFVPGRSGPGGFGASLDLNLNKLYFKPFARISTQFGSYNSSMFSVMANTGLFEDAYNLEIRYSRQNSNGFIERSDSRLRSLFLSGAVIKKKYSLRLNFIQGSELTGQAWNGLPYQYFNTDSLYTWNLSGREKSPVPYDNEVDNYKQTHSQIFYNKSFNRSTNLVFNFNFTKGRGFYENFKSNNNLADYGLTHPDTMQADLIRRKWLDNDFLYSYLGLEKVWNSRFSSSFGIAYSFYKGKHFGQIISTSLYKVGGLGLNYYFNTGKKNEMSYFFKSSYGISSKVKAVFDFHLRSVNYNAMGTDDSYGAINITQQINLANPKLAFIYILSDKIQASFSSAYYEREPYREELLSNPTLGKEKLVCLDAGFIWSIAKFKAAANLYHMEYRDYLAPNGDLNDTGDPLRVNIPKAFRSGVECNVDFLPVRFIGISYQVNISKNRARNFNEKIPVFDGNYTQVGEIIRFSASTPLAFSPSQIHGVTIKFNLLERPKRSELLQILFNTKFVGAQYLDLSGKNEAMIEAYHVEMLKLQYGRMIKKANLNAYIQVNNLTNQRYTSHGWFSRFGSTTSLDPNTDPYLGTEDQNIYYYKGLFPQALRHFSLGINLTF
- a CDS encoding PKD domain-containing protein; protein product: MKSGILTFFILLACLFGLNAQTFNAKQVQSSAKPTLDRIFKHYEVVTLNIKEIQSSLNTRSTVKKMQLDLGSKSWPLDLFEYDLYGKDFYLSVSDDQGVTRRPRNKEIKTYKSILRTPRGGWGCLTLTNDFFNGHVVDAGQSIYFEMVYSLDPNAPKNEVVIYNESDVIRNSGIACGFEEYEKAMHLNPNEVHTNEINSRGVCRSVDIALSCDKTLHDNKGGIPQADAFMTSVLNNVQTNYDNEFADAVEFTISTIFVASTVGGDPWNGSSTINQQLDQHRSWGNSGGYGGASYAVATNWSKKWSSGAIGLAWLSAVCSSFRYNVCSDYGGSVGGGLRVLQAHELGHNFSCQHDAAGSNTIMAPSVNGSNTWSSNSISSVNNYLPGLGCLGTCSAGDAPVANFKGVPTLVCATGKVQFTDLSTGTPSSWLWTFPGGSPLTSTQQNPLVTYSNKGVYDVTLKVTNQFGSNEETFSLYIDVEAKAVPIFTTNVTDRDLTTTNNSLNGDSYLWSFGDGNKSTEFEPYHTYAEDGVYTVELAVTNRCGTVKKNVKVNVVTPNEANFSSDVQDGCSVLKVKYKNLSSKNSNTFEWEFPGGNPSKSTLKEPVVTYTEKGQFDVKLTAFNSRYRHTKYEVKYIKVDSTPISDFEAGAPLGNLIKFTNKSIDATTYAWDFGDNSKSSETEPEHNFPGPGKYNVCLISTGKCGKDTTCQEVEISTTLNSRFSIDNAKGCVPFEVQFKNNSTGAASYEWSFPGGNPSTSTDPNPKVTYDKVGIYDVTLVAINGSDKSTLSQTSFINVGAAPIAEYQSVVSGYAVSFANTSKNGGTYLWNFGDMETSTEENPTHTYKAEGEYEVTMTMTNDCGISELKQRVIVYLIPKVNFSSSKTRICAGDQVNYVDESSKDVNDWNWQFEGGKPATSIDKNPSVTYEKPGIYAVKLTVKNTNGENFITKTNYIEVISSVLCPDKTGKKRKVQLGEEADPAKSINNRNRFNAEVNILPNPNNGIFNISLGPISANAKISLILTDMMGRELYVNSTPEIQGGFISMHLNYLESGTYVLQCKLDSDIVTRKLVITK